GCACTGGACTTCGCAGTCTGGGCGATGCACGTCGCCAGCCACAAAATCCCGTTCCTTTGGCACATGCACAAAGTTCACCACACAGATCCGCGCTTTGATGTGACAACGGCCCTTCGGTTCCACCCAATGGAAATTGCCCTATCCATGCTGTGGAAGGTTGGCGTTGTCGCACTGCTCGGTGCTCCCGTTCTTTCAGTGGTTATTTTTGAGGTGGTTCTCAATGCAGCAGCCATGTTCAACCATGCCAACATCAAACTCCCGGACCGGGCTGATCGTGTTCTGAGATGGGTGATTGTAACGCCGGATATGCACCGTATTCACCATTCAACGCGCCCAATTGAGACCGATAGCAACTACGGTTTCAACTTCCCGTGGTGGGACAGAGTGTTCTCGACCTACACACAGGATCCCAAAGGTGGGCAGGAGAATATTGTCTTCGGCCTTAAGGAGTTTCAAGGCAAGGAACCACGTCAACTTGGATGGTCTTTGTTGTTACCTTTCAAAGCCTTGACACATGTGCAGGGCTGGCTCACCAGCAAGGTCAACAAGGATGGAACCCCAAAAGCAGGCTAGGCTCTAAAAGAACCCGCGAGGGAAATAACGCAAGTAAAGCTCACCCAATCTTCCATTGGTTTGAAGGCGGGAGAGACCAAGATTGATCGCGTTCAACGTCTTGGTGTTTCCCGCTTTTGTTGCAATAGCAAGCCCACCGCCAAAGTAGCCCGGATCTAACCAGGGGCCTCCGGCGAACTTACAACAACTCTCTGCCGCTTTTGTATCCAGCCAAAACGACAAACGCATTCCATCACCAAACAAGGCATCAACTTCGGAGCTGATGATCGCTTTGCGTGCAAGCTCTTCACTATCAAAGGGAACTGGAATGGCGTCCTGGAAAAACCTTTCCAAAAAGGCCTCATGCCGAGAGCCAATAACAACAGCAATTTTCTTGCTTTCCATCGTATCTGGGAGCGGGTTCAAGCTACTATTTTTTGTGATCACGAACCGACCCGGAAACCGCATGTAAACTCGTGAAAACTGCAGTTGGTTCAAGATGTCTGGAGTAATCGTTAGACCTGCAATAATCGCGTCTGCTTCTCCGTTCACAACCGTGTTGGCAAGGTGTCCAAAGGGTCTGATCTCGAGGCTACAGGCAATTTTGAGGTTTTGGCAAATTTCCCGTGCCAGATCAATGTTGTACCCCATCAGGCGTTGTTCACTGTCGCGAAACACAAAAGGCGGGAAATCATCAGCCGCAACAAACCTGATTTTCTCGGGTGCCTTACCTGTCGAGCTAATCCCGGACTGGCCTCCAGAAAAAATCGGAATGGTGATCGTGGAGTTTTTTCTTCGCTCTAAGTTGGCTGCCGACATCCCTTCTTTTCCAGGGGCTAATAAAGGAGAGCTCCGGGAATCCTCCCGTTCAATTGTGCCATTCGCATTCTGTGCCACAGCATCTGAAGCTGCAATAAAGAGTGGCTGGGCGATACCGCCAACAAGCAATATGAAGAATGCAAGGAAACGCAAAAGCTGTCCAATCCTGTTTAAAATATGGCGCTAGCCTAACGGGAAATTCTCAAGGAGATACTAAGTGAATGTCTGCGAGAGGAAAAGACCTGCAACCGCATATCAACCTCCCCAATTAACAGGAGAGGAGATTGATGGGCAGGAAAACAGAGTTGGTATGAACGCACCACTTTCCGTACGCCAAGCAAACACGCTGCGTTCTCTCTCCTTGTCTATTGGGTGCGTTGAAAACCAAACCTCATTGCAAGCAAGCCAAGCTCTTAAAAAGAGAATGGTCTCGATTAACCCGCTGGAAGAACATATTGAAAATGCGGGATATTCCCATGGATATTTGGGAGAGGGGCATCGACCAGAGTACAAAAACATCCGTAAAAAAACTCAAACCCGTTATGTCCCTGAATTTCTCAAATATGATAATGCGTTGGAACGGGATGTCCTTCTGCAATGCAATTGCTCAGAAGCTTTGATTTCATTTGCACAAACGCGCATGGAGAAAAGCTGCACCAGTGTCAGCCACTATCTGATTGAGCAGGGTTTTCTGGACGTGGCAGTTTTTTATTGGGGCGTATCTGGGCGGATGAATATTCGCTTTGCGCAGGCCGGTAGCTTGTCTTCCATCGCACCAATTGATGACAAGTTAAAGCCATTTGAGACGGAAGGCATTCTCTTCGTTCCGGCATTGGATTTGAATCAAAAGGTGGTCTTTGCAGCGGCTCCCTTAGGGCATCAGCTGGGGGCCTTTGAAAAAGCACTTAGTCACTTTGACGAGGCAACTCACAAAATTGTACTTGTCATTCCGCAATATCAAGAAGTGCTTACGGTCACCACCGCCAGCTCCAACGCATTGGCCAATGATGACCTGTCCATGTCAGCGTTGAACCGGTTTATGCCATCGCAACGCAAGCTTCTTACAATCTCACCGGTCATTTTTCTTGGTGCGCTCGGCTTTGCCTCTGAGCATCTCTATTGGTTAGGCATGGCCTTGTTGACGATTTCGCTCGGTGCAATTGGCATCCTTCGCTTGGCTTCGGCATTTTCATATTCAGACAAAGACGAGATCAAAGTTCCCAATATCACGAACTGGCCACAGTATACTGTGCTGGTTCCTCTCTACAAAGAAGCTGCCATCTGCCGACAGTTGGTCGATGCTCTGGAGGCATTGGACTATCCCAAAGAAGCTT
The window above is part of the Pseudovibrio sp. Tun.PSC04-5.I4 genome. Proteins encoded here:
- a CDS encoding transporter substrate-binding domain-containing protein, which encodes MSAANLERRKNSTITIPIFSGGQSGISSTGKAPEKIRFVAADDFPPFVFRDSEQRLMGYNIDLAREICQNLKIACSLEIRPFGHLANTVVNGEADAIIAGLTITPDILNQLQFSRVYMRFPGRFVITKNSSLNPLPDTMESKKIAVVIGSRHEAFLERFFQDAIPVPFDSEELARKAIISSEVDALFGDGMRLSFWLDTKAAESCCKFAGGPWLDPGYFGGGLAIATKAGNTKTLNAINLGLSRLQTNGRLGELYLRYFPRGFF
- a CDS encoding sterol desaturase family protein, which codes for MEEGTIRLGIFAGAFLVFALLEIFIPRRSESQERPRRWSTNLILSVINTLMLRFALPIAAVSTAYWAQTNDFGLANWFDLNAFVAGTIAFFALDFAVWAMHVASHKIPFLWHMHKVHHTDPRFDVTTALRFHPMEIALSMLWKVGVVALLGAPVLSVVIFEVVLNAAAMFNHANIKLPDRADRVLRWVIVTPDMHRIHHSTRPIETDSNYGFNFPWWDRVFSTYTQDPKGGQENIVFGLKEFQGKEPRQLGWSLLLPFKALTHVQGWLTSKVNKDGTPKAG